From Drosophila yakuba strain Tai18E2 chromosome 2L, Prin_Dyak_Tai18E2_2.1, whole genome shotgun sequence, one genomic window encodes:
- the LOC6528660 gene encoding protein lines — protein sequence MDAKSTAGSGAGTGDVCPCSTVAASTTSASNEQPQTKRQKIEQQIKVGSKALPPQPPDILDLDANSNSHLCSSLSSSSSHSLSTPSTANNSPTTTPCSSRAASYAQLLHNILPRKGDSDPNSQPESAHDEVDRSAKLPNLLTLDTTNSNGSHASCRTNCIQATAATSIDDMLEFEQSLTRQCLCGVSERTLRKPFQSHYSQDTNGQKRIAYLREWPTNKLLQFLSNLQLLFDIYLKQNAKGFICTRIMDVCDALIRNDHKLIDEIIVLAGYENSYVQFLAGRVLAAFLVIAKQELNDEWLQKIVDQLFNFEQLNQAAVQKIHFSLDIIKRIVEWKDMEIHPLDDDWMVAANSTSAASSVLPLSEASVSYMHFPVQEQPLATNYFALQFREDTEGERDTEQEAPDNRDRHRRHFGEEMNVAYEPHPAPQSTTMPSGCHVVTLTDSESFDTTHLKCITIQKLEHKWPTLVKNMSELMAPTHQDAAEHCVLNFLQLWENIISVKANLSIDETRPYYAQLDKFELLLSHSLSCTVYKQMLCLFNEALCYGSTLALQDMLPEETCKLAHQIVCHVRGFRILESLPRRQPDNMVSLIGYNGRPLVYANGTITLAHAAQSGVGEEDGAPPDLIEMDKTLLQKMVLLVLKSIAVTVKEIRSDSSDSSIDSTDYDAFQDMMLIERSIRDVLSKLETFIKQTLEFHPECHFSKILIHLFDDQDDHLIEAMVCTLDVTSGISFRNNAFPELVAMLNPVYTFLEFLKMTSNSSDLLLDLLVSNETCFLLYLLRLLKYIRMNWTMFVHSCHTFGMGSAMLDEAMGVLIRLRLQISRLVSRQLYPYDISPVLRLLESCESLYEGNELS from the coding sequence ATGGACGCCAAATCCACAGCAGGATCTGGAGCCGGAACGGGTGATGTTTGCCCATGCTCCACAGTAGCAGCCTCTACGACCTCCGCATCAAACGAGCAGCCGCAGACCAAGCGCCAAAAGATCGAGCAGCAAATAAAGGTGGGCTCCAAGGCGCTGCCACCACAGCCGCCGGACATTCTGGACCTGGacgccaacagcaacagccaccTGTGCTCCTCGCTCTCCTCGTCCAGTTCGCACTCGCTGTCAACGCCAAGCACCGCCAACAACTCCCCCACCACCACGCCCTGCAGCTCCCGGGCGGCGTCGTACGCCCAGTTGCTGCACAACATCTTGCCACGAAAAGGGGACTCTGACCCAAACAGCCAGCCTGAATCCGCCCATGACGAAGTGGACCGATCGGCCAAATTGCCCAACCTGCTAACCCTCGACACGACTAATAGCAATGGCAGTCATGCTAGCTGCAGAACCAACTGCATccaagcaacagcagcaacgtCCATCGACGATATGCTGGAGTTCGAGCAGTCCCTGACCCGCCAGTGCCTGTGCGGCGTCTCGGAGCGAACGCTGCGCAAGCCCTTCCAGTCGCATTACTCACAGGATACCAACGGCCAGAAGCGGATAGCCTACCTGCGGGAGTGGCCCACAAACAAGCTGTTGCAGTTCCTGTCCAATTTGCAGCTACTGTTCGATATTTACCTGAAGCAGAACGCAAAGGGCTTTATCTGCACACGGATAATGGATGTTTGCGACGCGCTGATTCGCAATGATCACAAGCTTATCGACGAGATTATCGTGCTGGCTGGCTACGAAAACTCTTACGTGCAATTTCTGGCGGGACGTGTGCTAGCCGCATTCCTGGTGATTGCCAAGCAGGAGCTGAATGACGAGTGGCTGCAAAAAATCGTCGATCAGCTTTTTAACTTTGAGCAGCTCAACCAGGCGGCCGTGCAAAAGATCCACTTTAGCCTGGACATCATCAAGCGCATAGTGGAGTGGAAAGACATGGAGATCCATCCGCTGGACGACGATTGGATGGTGGCGGCGAATAGTACAAGCGCAGCCTCGTCAGTTTTGCCTCTTTCAGAGGCTTCTGTGAGCTACATGCACTTCCCCGTGCAGGAGCAGCCACTAGCCACCAATTATTTTGCACTGCAATTTCGCGAGGATACGGAGGGTGAGAGAGATACGGAGCAGGAAGCACCCGACAACCGCGACCGGCATCGGCGCCATTTTGGCGAGGAGATGAACGTCGCCTATGAACCACATCCTGCTCCCCAGTCCACGACCATGCCCAGCGGTTGCCATGTGGTCACACTTACCGATTCGGAAAGCTTCGATACGACGCACCTGAAGTGCATCACCATTCAAAAGCTGGAACACAAGTGGCCCACGTTGGTGAAGAACATGTCAGAGCTGATGGCACCGACGCACCAGGATGCGGCCGAGCACTGTGTGCTAAATTTCTTACAGCTTTGGGAGAACATTATCTCGGTGAAGGCCAATCTGTCCATCGACGAGACGCGGCCATACTACGCCCAACTAGACAAGTTCGAGCTGCTGCTCAGCCACAGCCTCTCCTGCACCGTGTACAAGCAGATGCTGTGCCTCTTCAACGAGGCGTTGTGTTATGGTTCCACGCTGGCGCTGCAGGACATGCTGCCCGAGGAGACGTGCAAGCTGGCTCACCAGATAGTCTGCCATGTACGGGGCTTCCGCATCCTGGAGTCGCTGCCGCGGCGACAGCCTGACAACATGGTCAGCCTGATCGGCTACAATGGCAGGCCGCTGGTTTATGCCAATGGAACAATTACCCTGGCACATGCCGCGCAATCAGGGGTCGGCGAAGAAGACGGTGCGCCACCGGACCTAATCGAAATGGACAAAACACTGTTGCAGAAGATGGTCCTGCTGGTACTCAAGTCGATAGCGGTGACGGTGAAGGAGATTCGCAGCGATTCATCCGACTCATCCATTGATTCCACCGACTACGATGCCTTCCAGGACATGATGCTCATCGAGCGTTCGATCCGCGATGTACTGAGCAAGCTGGAGACGTTCATCAAGCAGACGCTGGAATTCCACCCGGAGTGCCACTTCAGCAAGATCCTGATCCACCTGTTTGACGACCAGGACGACCACCTGATCGAGGCCATGGTCTGCACGCTGGACGTCACGTCAGGGATTTCGTTCCGCAACAACGCTTTTCCCGAGCTGGTGGCCATGCTGAATCCGGTGTACACATTCTTGGAGTTCCTCAAAATGACGTCGAACAGCTCGGACCTGCTGCTGGACCTGCTGGTGAGCAACGAGACCTGCTTTCTGCTATACCTGCTGCGCCTGCTAAAATACATTCGCATGAACTGGACGATGTTCGTGCACAGTTGTCACACCTTCGGCATGGGAAGCGCCATGCTGGATGAGGCGATGGGGGTTCTTATCCGGCTGCGCCTGCAGATATCTCGCCTCGTGTCTCGCCAGCTCTACCCCTACGACATTTCACCGGTGCTGCGCCTGCTGGAGAGCTGCGAGAGCCTCTACGAGGGCAACGAACTGAGCTGA
- the LOC6528661 gene encoding uncharacterized protein LOC6528661 isoform X2 produces the protein MCSCKDTHGDCLVNIKHPAMKRLSDDKVALSKEIKALPSPKKRLASAVGSKKDTNNHHVVPLGILVVLCTVYLMVAGMQHNYRYYFKPGVAAYDLHHSQAGDAHPEAMAEFYDAAPDASCQKLDVFRKESDINTAAQPVSRRSQGKPSRRTKNGPGNGISKQIRLTKSPEGPKKKEASKKSNTAEPIIYLFALVFIYLLLKAASDINQHYKSNKGDKRMRRCSLQSYAQIHKQDRRSSKVEESPIFRRKHIISEERSVSVDRYKYTLNEEGGFTKSAPRVQEYHFRVVSPLASRPSHQHPLRLGGETRFEPHLNRRCSVPISINYQTVPVSSPYPPEMARRGSVISLTGQPEVSGVPSMPSGTADPKRRVRMINRH, from the exons ATGTGCAGCTGTAAAG ATACACACGGTGATTGCTTGGTGAACATTAAGCACCCGGCTATGAAACGACTCAGCGACGATAAAGTAGCTCTGTCCAAAGAGATTAAGGCTTTGCCTTCTCCCAAAAAGCGACTCGCAAGTGCCGTGGGCAGTAAGAAGGATACAAATAACCATCATGTGGTACCGCTGGGTATCCTTGTGGTGCTCTGTACTGTGTATCTCATGGTAGCCGGGATGCAGCACAACTACAGGTACTACTTTAAGCCGGGCGTGGCTGCCTACGACCTGCACCATTCCCAAGCCGGCGATGCCCATCCGGAAGCCATGGCTGAGTTCTATGACGCCGCTCCAGATGCATCTTGCCAGAAGCTGGACGTTTTCAGAAAGGAATCCGATATCAATACAGCTGCTCAGCCAGTTTCCAGAAGATCCCAAGGCAAGCCCTCGAGGAGAACCAAAAATGGCCCTGGGAATGGGATCAGCAAGCAAATTCGTTTGACGAAATCCCCCGAGGGCCCCAAGAAGAAGGAAGCCAGCAAAAAGAGTAACACCGCGGAGCCCATTATCTATCTTTTTGCCTTGGTTTTCATCTATCTGCTGCTGAAGGCCGCCTCCGACATCAACCAGCACTACAAGTCG AACAAAGGGGACAAACGAATGCGCCGCTGCTCCCTGCAATCCTATGCCCAGATCCACAAGCAAGATCGGCGGTCATCAAAAG TGGAGGAGTCCCCGATCTTCCGGCGCAAGCATATTATCAGCGAAGAGCGTTCCGTGTCGGTGGATCGCTACAAGTACACGCTGAACGAAGAGGGAGGCTTTACAAAGTCCGCTCCGAGGGTGCAGGAGTATCACTTCAGGGTCGTGTCTCCTTTGGCCAGCCGGCCAAGTCACCAGCATCCGCTTAGGCTTGGAGGAGAAACCCGTTTTG AGCCCCATCTTAACCGTCGCTGCTCGGTTCCGATTAGCATAAACTATCAGACGGTTCCCGTATCGAGTCCATATCCACCCGAAATGGCCAGACGAGGCTCGGTGATAAGCCTCACTGGTCAACCAGAAGTAAGTGGCGTGCCAAGTATGCCAAGTGGAACTGCCGATCCAAAGCGGCGCGTCCGCATGATAAATCGCCATTGA
- the LOC6528661 gene encoding uncharacterized protein LOC6528661 isoform X1, with the protein MCSCKDTHGDCLVNIKHPAMKRLSDDKVALSKEIKALPSPKKRLASAVGSKKDTNNHHVVPLGILVVLCTVYLMVAGMQHNYRYYFKPGVAAYDLHHSQAGDAHPEAMAEFYDAAPDASCQKLDVFRKESDINTAAQPVSRRSQGKPSRRTKNGPGNGISKQIRLTKSPEGPKKKEASKKSNTAEPIIYLFALVFIYLLLKAASDINQHYKSQNKGDKRMRRCSLQSYAQIHKQDRRSSKVEESPIFRRKHIISEERSVSVDRYKYTLNEEGGFTKSAPRVQEYHFRVVSPLASRPSHQHPLRLGGETRFEPHLNRRCSVPISINYQTVPVSSPYPPEMARRGSVISLTGQPEVSGVPSMPSGTADPKRRVRMINRH; encoded by the exons ATGTGCAGCTGTAAAG ATACACACGGTGATTGCTTGGTGAACATTAAGCACCCGGCTATGAAACGACTCAGCGACGATAAAGTAGCTCTGTCCAAAGAGATTAAGGCTTTGCCTTCTCCCAAAAAGCGACTCGCAAGTGCCGTGGGCAGTAAGAAGGATACAAATAACCATCATGTGGTACCGCTGGGTATCCTTGTGGTGCTCTGTACTGTGTATCTCATGGTAGCCGGGATGCAGCACAACTACAGGTACTACTTTAAGCCGGGCGTGGCTGCCTACGACCTGCACCATTCCCAAGCCGGCGATGCCCATCCGGAAGCCATGGCTGAGTTCTATGACGCCGCTCCAGATGCATCTTGCCAGAAGCTGGACGTTTTCAGAAAGGAATCCGATATCAATACAGCTGCTCAGCCAGTTTCCAGAAGATCCCAAGGCAAGCCCTCGAGGAGAACCAAAAATGGCCCTGGGAATGGGATCAGCAAGCAAATTCGTTTGACGAAATCCCCCGAGGGCCCCAAGAAGAAGGAAGCCAGCAAAAAGAGTAACACCGCGGAGCCCATTATCTATCTTTTTGCCTTGGTTTTCATCTATCTGCTGCTGAAGGCCGCCTCCGACATCAACCAGCACTACAAGTCG CAGAACAAAGGGGACAAACGAATGCGCCGCTGCTCCCTGCAATCCTATGCCCAGATCCACAAGCAAGATCGGCGGTCATCAAAAG TGGAGGAGTCCCCGATCTTCCGGCGCAAGCATATTATCAGCGAAGAGCGTTCCGTGTCGGTGGATCGCTACAAGTACACGCTGAACGAAGAGGGAGGCTTTACAAAGTCCGCTCCGAGGGTGCAGGAGTATCACTTCAGGGTCGTGTCTCCTTTGGCCAGCCGGCCAAGTCACCAGCATCCGCTTAGGCTTGGAGGAGAAACCCGTTTTG AGCCCCATCTTAACCGTCGCTGCTCGGTTCCGATTAGCATAAACTATCAGACGGTTCCCGTATCGAGTCCATATCCACCCGAAATGGCCAGACGAGGCTCGGTGATAAGCCTCACTGGTCAACCAGAAGTAAGTGGCGTGCCAAGTATGCCAAGTGGAACTGCCGATCCAAAGCGGCGCGTCCGCATGATAAATCGCCATTGA
- the LOC6528663 gene encoding serendipity locus protein alpha — protein MEVLRKKLESCLLIVSTHNAADANWLNNLCAVLLEFATLAHSSFCSSGQSKSSELVCLCLSQIMICIRQLEHTIKLECGTTVLVSHQYFVDRIRWCLRRLMHLYSEESCGEAVAPERSFLKLVDAALDCLALFTSYSEENTDTFNCPKTPKEVLSLSQKLRANTDLILGQSLGFANVALPQDKRALSALCQKVIRECNTFQEECKESFSAHYMSTLKLRAMTMEQAIYQLEDFLNDALLRLVFTCFLDFEKFSVDKIRMLLRNSADNVDLADELIADFDVNIDRATQIGIFAISFAPNLKMKTMMRSCLASFESLDTTLIPSLQAHGSVLHSDILEQHFNEEVTKFKATLQEIIDSRAFLGCYLEILTSGISATEKLYNKQRLEDLVQISLLLVEHFQLEINRKVLTETQDRLGEEYYQQFIRVLRECKAILMCASQVEPQRILKRFKILRTILRKLHGSLGVGKHEDELRVPLAPLLVDDANNIKEINEDETHYSGLKTSRNSILYDTERRNRGSKTKDHRITTNSLDIKSEMAKPNGNVLRRESLRTVMFKRQNIAESRKLYTSMSNQSMDLQITDILDQLTGMSNGYFEC, from the exons ATGGAAGTGTTGAGAAAGAAATTGGAGTCCTGCCTGCTGATAGTAAGCACCCACAATGCAGCAGATGCAAACTGGCTAAAT AACCTGTGTGCGGTGCTATTGGAGTTCGCCACCTTGGCCCacagctccttctgctcctcggGGCAGTCGAAGTCCTCGGAGCTGGTGTGCCTTTGCCTAAGCCAGATTATGATCTGCATTCGCCAGTTGGAACACACGATAAAACTAGAATGCGGCACTACAGTTTTG GTAAGTCATCAGTACTTTGTGGATCGCATTCGATGGTGCCTAAGGCGCCTCATGCATCTCTACAGCGAAGAATCGTGTGGCGAAGCAGTTGCTCCGGAACGCTCTTTCCTCAAGCTGGTGGATGCCGCACTGGATTGTTTGGCCCTGTTCACTTCGTACAGTGAGGAAAACACCGATACCTTTAACTGTCCCAAAACTCCCAAGGAAGTGCTTTCCCTCAGCCAGAAGTTGCGTGCCAACACTGATTTAATCTTGGGTCAATCCCTGGGGTTCGCCAATGTGGCTTTGCCACAGGACAAAAGGGCTCTCAGTGCCTTGTGCCAAAAG GTTATCCGAGAGTGCAATACCTTTCAGGAGGAGTGTAAGGAGTCTTTCAGTGCCCACTACATGTCCACCCTAAAGCTGAGGGCCATGACCATGGAACAGGCAATTTACCAACTGGAGGACTTCCTCAACGATGCGCTTCTGCGATTGGTATTTACATGCTTCCTGGACTTCGAGAAGTTTTCGGTGGACAAAATTAGAATGCTGCTGAGGAACAGCGCAGATAATGTTGATTTGGCTGATGAACTCATAGCGGACTTTGATGTGAACATAGATCGTGCCACTCAAATAggcatttttgccatttccttTGCGCCGAacttaaaaa TGAAAACAATGATGCGCAGCTGTCTGGCCTCCTTTGAGTCACTGGACACTACCCTGATACCTTCTCTGCAGGCCCATGGTTCCGTTTTGCACTCGGACATCCTAGAACAGCATTTCAACGAGGAGGTTACCAAGTTCAAAGCAACGCTTCAGGAGATCATCGATAGCCGCGCCTTCCTTGGTTGTTACTTGGAGATACTGACCTCGGGGATAAGTGCAACGGAAAAACTTTACAATAAGCAGCGATTGGAGGACTTGGTCCAAATTTCCTTGCTGTTAGTCGAGCACTTTCAGCTGGAAATCAACCGAAAGGTGCTAACCGAGACGCAAGACCGATTGGGAGAAGAGTACTACCAGCAGTTTATCCGGGTACTGCGCGAGTGTAAGGCAATTTTGATGTGTGCATCCCAGGTGGAGCCGCAGAGAATCCTCAAGCGGTTCAAGATCTTGCGTACGATCTTGCGGAAACTGCACGGCTCCCTAGGAGTTGGTAAACACGAGGATGAACTTCGTGTTCCCCTGGCTCCCCTTTTAGTGGATGACGCCAACAATATCAAGGAGATAAATGAAGACGAAACCCATTACTCTGGCCTTAAAACATCCAGAAACAGTATTCTCTACGATACAGAGCGTAGGAATAGAGGAAGTAAAACAAAGGACCATAGGATAACCACAAATTCTTTAGACATTAAATCGGAAATGGCAAAACCTAATGGAAATGTTCTGAGAA GAGAAAGTTTACGGACTGTTATGTTCAAGCGCCAAAATATAGCTGAAAGCAGAAAGCTATACACATCTATGAGTAATCAGTCTATGGATCTCCAAATCACAG ATATACTCGACCAACTTACTGGAATGTCCAATGGATACTTTGAATGCTGA
- the LOC6528664 gene encoding stromal membrane-associated protein 2 — MSSSNAGQRTKLIQEKCQTLLTQMLRDEDNKYCVDCDAKGPRWASWNLGMFLCIRCAGIHRNLGVHISRVKSVNLDTWTPEQVISLQQMGNSRARAVYEAQLPDGFRRPQTDTALENFIRAKYEHKKYLAREWVPPSPPKVDWAKEIDEELERQKRKKKTTQAQATLGLGGVASGSGDKRLSGSSASALKNTPLPAPLPKPKPNQVGGCSPKTTQRVQLNSSGTSSAGESDLLGLSSPTKPIVATSANQELQNESFTSFLSAESIAGQSDKSNGSNGDAANLMGSKPNSLAQEEQDFFNQGSLGASGSEKDQSGKMSKDSILALYGSAPATHNPQMNFGGFTGMAPGGYMHQQQQQIPHQFMTPPNSVSMYNSPVMAAPNAFSNAAISSATAMSMGGSHGFTGAQFPSTGGTPYAAGGQGAATNLMQTNQSILSGMPLFGAVPQQQQQHQHHPQLGGLSMNLMQPLPSGLNIGQPQGSGGFAANGPTTSSVPSNLNQQFGNLNIGNVWQ, encoded by the exons ATGAGCTCCTCGAATGCGGGACAGCGCACTAAGCTAATTCAGGAGAAGTGCCAGACCCTCCTGACGCAGATGCTTCGGGACGAGGATAACAAATACTGCGTGGACTGCGATGCCAAGG GTCCACGCTGGGCCTCCTGGAATCTGGGCATGTTCCTCTGCATTCGCTGCGCCGGCATCCATCGTAACCTGGGCGTTCACATATCGCGCGTCAAGTCCGTCAACCTGGACACTTGGACACCGGAGCAGGTGATCTCGCTGCAGCAGATGGGGAACTCACGAGCTCGCGCCGTCTATGAGGCACAGCTGCCGGACGGATTCCGTCGCCCTCAGACGGACACCGCACTGGAAAACTTCATCCGGGCCAAGTACGAGCACAAGAAGTACCTGGCTCGCGAGTGGGTGCCTCCCTCGCCGCCAAAAGTGGACTGGGCTAAGGAAATCGACGAGGAGCTGGAACGGCAGAAGCGCAAGAAGAAGACCACTCAGGCCCAAGCCACATTGGGCCTCGGTGGAGTGGCCAGTGGCAGTGGCGACAAGCGCCTGTCCGGATCATCTGCGTCGGCCCTAAAGAACACCCCCCTGCCCGCACCGCTGCCAAAGCCGAAACCCAACCAGGTCGGCGGCTGCAGCCCAAAGACGACGCAGCGTGTCCAGTTGAACAGCAGCGGCACCAGTAGTGCCGGCGAAAGCGACCTCTTGGGTCTGTCCTCGCCCACCAAGCCCATTGTCGCGACCAGTGCCAACCAAGAACTGCAAAACGAAAGTTTCACCAGCTTTCTCAGCGCCGAATCAATCGCCGGACAGTCGGATAAGTCGAACGGCAGCAACGGTGACGCCGCCAATTTGATGGGCTCAAAGCCGAACTCGCTGGCACAAGAGGAGCAGGACTTCTTTAACCAGGGCTCACTGGGCGCCAGCGGCAGCGAGAAGGATCAATCCGGCAAGATGTCCAAGGACAGCATTTTGGCACTGTACGGCAGTGCGCCAGCTACCCACAATCCACAAATGAATTTTGGCGGTTTCACGGGCATGGCCCCAGGCGGTTATatgcatcagcagcaacagcagatcCCCCACCAGTTTATGACACCTCCGAACTCGGTGAGCATGTACAACTCGCCAGTTATGGCTGCGCCGAATGCGTTCAGCAACGCTGCCATTAGCAGTGCCACGGCAATGAGCATGGGTGGCTCCCATGGCTTCACTGGAGCCCAGTTTCCTAGCACCGGGGGCACTCCTTATGCTGCCGGAGGGCAGGGAGCTGCAACGAATCTTATGCAAACGAACCAGAGCATCCTCAGTGGGATGCCGCTGTTTGGGGCTGttccacaacaacagcagcaacaccaacaccacccacAGCTTGGCGGCCTCTCCATGAACTTAATGCAGCCCCTGCCCAGTGGTCTGAACATAGGCCAACCACAAGGATCGGGCGGATTCGCCGCCAACGGGCCAACCACCTCCTCAGTACCATCAAATCTGAACCAGCAGTTTGGAAATCTTAATATCGGTAATGTGTGgcaataa
- the LOC6528665 gene encoding protein FAM8A1, which produces MGEKGEETGQKPEKRSTKDAYFDSLLEWSKQATLAQNAMLMFPYYLMANYPTMFQGLPASAALPQAAAPEPSLVQGSGAAPGDPAAAARSPPPNFRRLRVMDEAAQQEIIQRLGGYEYVLAPFWKRAVAETIDMLILFIVKIIITFGVVNLFNIDFDEDVIRRTLDEEDLFGNFIDTSLDFISISTDLLLIEMLTKLTVCCYEALWTSLYNGATPGKSLMKIRIHYVEAVLPLQAPPLPQFVLQPQREPMRALLYPAETPTLMRSFARALTKNLGMTLLFPICVVMIFFKNNRTAYDVLTKTIVVETNSNAVLRTQVQPQRNR; this is translated from the coding sequence ATGGGTGAAAAAGGCGAGGAGACGGGACAGAAGCCTGAGAAGCGTTCCACCAAGGATGCCTACTTCGATAGCCTCTTAGAGTGGTCCAAACAGGCGACACTTGCCCAGAATGCGATGCTTATGTTTCCTTACTATTTGATGGCCAACTATCCGACTATGTTCCAGGGACTGCCTGCTTCCGCTGCACTTCCCCAAGCGGCCGCTCCTGAACCATCACTGGTTCAGGGATCGGGTGCAGCGCCAGGAGatcctgctgcagctgctcgttCGCCGCCGCCAAACTTCAGACGCCTGAGAGTCATGGACGAGGCGGCCCAGCAGGAAATCATACAGCGTCTAGGCGGCTACGAGTACGTTCTGGCACCGTTTTGGAAGCGTGCCGTAGCGGAGACCATCGACATGCTCATCCTTTTTATAGTGAAAATCATCATAACCTTCGGAGTGGTCAACCTGTTTAACATAGATTTCGATGAGGACGTGATTCGGCGCACCCTAGACGAAGAAGACTTGTTTGGGAATTTCATTGACACTTCACTAGATTTCATATCGATTTCCACCGACCTCTTGCTCATCGAAATGCTGACGAAACTCACAGTCTGCTGCTACGAAGCGCTTTGGACATCCCTCTACAATGGGGCTACGCCGGGCAAGTCACTAATGAAAATACGCATCCACTATGTGGAGGCGGTGTTGCCGCTTCAGGCTCCGCCCCTTCCACAGTTCGTGCTTCAGCCGCAGAGGGAGCCGATGAGGGCTTTGCTTTATCCAGCAGAGACTCCCACGCTGATGCGCTCCTTCGCCCGCGCCCTTACCAAGAACCTGGGGATGACCCTGCTCTTCCCCATCTGCGTAGTAATGATCTTCTTTAAGAACAACCGCACCGCCTACGACGTCCTAACAAAAACGATTGTGGTGGAGACCAATTCCAATGCGGTGCTCCGCACCCAAGTGCAACCGCAGCGAAATCGCTGA
- the LOC6528666 gene encoding LOW QUALITY PROTEIN: aminoacyl tRNA synthase complex-interacting multifunctional protein 1 (The sequence of the model RefSeq protein was modified relative to this genomic sequence to represent the inferred CDS: deleted 2 bases in 1 codon): MLRRAATTVGSACKKYDLNCTKFAKNRRPNTMADLQKIASNNERAEALINSIEAEIYGIQQQLVERQKQELIKENAALAKEVGAALAQLVQLELRNGKKQIPVPGAREFCTSAAPVDLPAEAGPAPAAQASKLAKDPKEKKVKEKKPAAEKPAAAPEAPVDVGRLDLRVGKIVEVGRHPDADSLYLEKIDCGEAGPRTVVSGLVKFVPLEEMQNRLVVVMCNLKPAKMRGVTSEAMVMCASTPEKVEVLSPPAGAVPGDLVHCEGYPRQPDAQLNPKKKIFESCAPDLMTNDDLVACYKGAALHVPGKGNVVAQTLKNVNVK, encoded by the exons ATGCTGCGTAGAGCTGCCACGACTGTGGGATCCGCATGTAAAAAATACGACCTGAATTGCACAAAATTCGCAAAAAACAGAAGGCCAAAC ACCATGGCCGATCTGCAGAAGATTGCGAGCAACAACGAGCGCGCCGAAGCGCTGATTAACTCCATTGAAGCTGAG ATTTACGGCATCCAGCAGCAACTTGTGGAGCGCCAGAAGCAGGAGCTAATCAAGGAGAACGCTGCACTGGCCAAGGAAGTTGGGGCGGCTCTGGCGCAGCTAGTGCAGCTGGAGCTGCGAAACGGCAAGAAACAGATTCCAGTGCCTGGAGCCCGTGAGTTCTGCACCAGTGCGGCCCCAGTAGATCTGCCGGCAGAGGCTGGACCTGCTCCCGCTGCTCAGGCTTCTAAACTGGCCAAGGATCCCAAGGAAAAGAAGGTCAAGGAAAAGAAACCGGCCGCCGAGAAGCCGGCTGCCGCTCCAGAGGCTCCCGTAGACGTAGGACGCCTGGATTTACGCGTGGGCAAAATTGTCGAGGTGGGTCGCCATCCCGACGCCGACAGTTTGTATCTGGAGAAGATCGACTGCGGCGAGGCGGGCCCACGCACCGTGGTGTCCGGCCTAGTGAAGTTCGTGCCCCTGGAGGAGATGCAAAACCGACTGGTAGTGGTTATGTGCAACCTAAAACCGGCCAAAATGCGCGGCGTCACCTCGGAGGCTATGGTCATGTGCGCCTCTACACCGGAAAAGGTAGAAGTGCTGAGTCCGCCGGCCGGAGCTGTTCCCGGCGACCTAGTTCATTGCGAGGGCTATCCGCGCCAACCGGACGCCCAGCTCAACCCCAAAAAGAAGATCTTCGAGTCGTGTGCCCCGGATCTAATGACCAACGACGATCTGGTTGCTTGCTACAAAGGCGCCGCACTCCATGTTCCTGGCAAGGGCAATGTGGTGGCCCAAACCCTGAAGAACGTCAATGTGAAGTAA